The DNA region GGCATTGCGGGAGTACATCAACGAAAGATCATATGCCTACCATTTGTGGGATGCAAATAAACACTTCAATGTATATTAATGTTGTAGATAATTAGATATTGAGGATCAAAGTAATTGAGAAACAATATAAGTATCTATTAACTTCTCCTTCGAAGCTTATTAAGCAAACACTTCATCAAAATCGAGGAACATGATTATTGCTAATGGCAAAATAAACTAAGCTTTTGGGGTTTAAAAGGTTTAAATTACAGGTGTGAGAAATATTTGGACCTTCAAGATCCAGATTccaatttgtaaagtttttctagaaatattttgtttctattttttttttctctctttccaaaATCGAATTTGGATGTTTGACATCTGAATTCCATTTTTTCCCTTTCCTCTCTCAtataatctctctctccctctccaaccagtctatctctctttcattttaattttttcattctcTCGTTCggttactctctctctttcttcaagTATTGGCGTTGAAAGTAAGTTAATTGTAATATTGAAGATTGGAGAGAGATAGAACGACCAAATTagagggagaaaaaaataaaaatgaatagaGATAAAGCCGGTtggagagagagtgtgtgtgtgaggaATTCTGTTGTTCAAGGACTGAATTACCtctggaaaaaacaaaaatttttaaaatggaATTCTGATTTCTGATCCAGATTCCCCTCATCCATAATTTGTTCCATCCAAAACTGAAaagcttattttattttgtagtgTGCAATAATTTGCCAATTGCCTCCCCTCACATGTTTGCAATCATTTCAGAAAGTAGTGTACCGGAGATTTGTgcaattaattttaaagaattgaATTCATGGCTAAGAAAGTTTTGTTCAATATGTGGCCTAGATGTGATTTGTATACCTGTCACAGTTCATGAAAGCAAGTTGACCTTTGTCacttggaataaaaaaaaaaaatctttttgtgcaCCTATTAAGATACAGAGCAAAGTGCAAACACTATAATAtgttaagggtccgtttggatagaacttattgttgaaaattgaaaactgaaaactgaaaatactgtagcaaaataatttttaaatgtgtgaatagtgatgcgggactcatttttaataaaaaattgatgaaaaagtacatgaacagtgctcAAACTGTGCcgcacagtacgcgcacagtgcCGCACAGTGCATGCATTGCGCACATGTCCCCCTctgcagcagaaaaaaaaaagaaaaaaaagaaaagcaaaacgTGATAACTGAAACGTGGAAACGCGGCTGCTGAATCCAAATGCCCTCTAAGAGTAGTGTAATTACCACGTACACACATTAATCCATACAGTTTTGCACACATGccttaaaacaaaacaatttccCAGTTTAAAATCATGACTTTAAATCACGAGTTTTATTGTATTGCAATATATGggtaaaactaaaattaaatggATTAACTTTTGTGTAATATCATTTTCTCATATGATAAATAGCTTTCGTGCATGCATGTTTCTTTTTGTATTATCTCATTCTTTTCATGGGATTatggatataaattttttcaggCCAAAGAAAATAGCTCTTTTTTTATCACCTCCactgtaattttttgtttcatggtttttaatatttctttttttaataagttcaCTCGTTCAAGTTTACAAGGTGATAAGGAAAATAGTCATACCGGAAATCTAAAGGTGGAGACTCCTCCTGTCCTGGCTAAGGTGTAATTAGCCCCAGGTACAGCCTTATGAAGCATGCATGTGAGTGACTGCCATTGGTTCAAGCTCAGTGAGTCTCCCACAAACATAATGCGCTTACGTCTATACCTTCTTAGAAAACTTGCTCCGTTGAAACTGCATTATTAATGGGGTTAAATCATAGAGTTGGTGAAATCAAAACTCATAATTTTGTGAACCATATAGCAACACGTGGTGTTTACTAGTTGGAACAAGTCatcatttagaatttttttattgtgttttaaatgataaaacatgaatataaaattgtctaaaaaattgcaaataataaataaaaagtagatAATGTTATCATAATGGTACTTTGCGACTAAGACTTCTCTCCGGTGCACATTTTCTATAATGCATTAGTCGATTATGGGCGAGGGTAAAACTTATCTCAAGATAAATCATTATgtgtcacaaaaattaaattaattaaataatagtaaattttatcatttttcataatattttaacaTCTCTAAGCATCAATGCTTATCCTCTTATGATATTATTTTACTAGTATTTCCTACTAAAAATCAACATACCAATTAAGCCgacttttttaaaaacataaaatgagCCTAGCTAAATGGTATTAGAGTTCCATTGTCAGGGGAATAAACATATTAGAGAGATTCcttaagtaattaatataacatatagagaaaAACTTTAACCTAAAAAGCCTAAGCCCAATGAGTATGTGctaattatgttatattaactacttattcttctcatttttattcaatatgaAACTTCACTTACACGTATAACCCAACAATTATGCCTTTCGCTAGATCCCTTAGAAAACACGCAAAAAGAAACTAATATTTGGCTCATTAAGGGttagtttttttccccttcttcttGGCAATTGTATTGGACCCcatcttaattttgttttctttcttaggCGTTGACATTAATGTATTAGGAGTAAAACTtgattgttattgtttgttttttggaaTACCTCTCGCCAATAGAATGTCAATTATTGCATGAAACGGGATTTTTCAATGGTGATCGCTAATCTATGTATAACTAGCTACAGGCTTTTCACAAGTCAAATAAATAGTGACTTTTCATGAGCTTCTGACATGTTTAACATGTTACATGTACTttatatgataataataataataataataattagttgtatttattatacacaaattattttatacaattttacacatatttcttTAAAATGTTGAAATCGTGACTGTTGATTACTTTTTGAATAAAACTATATAAAACAATCAATGTGCAACAAGCTTaaccttatattcttttttattaccttctcaaaaaaaaaaaaaaaacttttttattaaaaaaattcatctcaaattctgaaatagtgacttttttttttttttccttgcatgTTTAACGTGAGTAGTCCTgcccaataaagaaaaaacaggTAGGTTAACCATAACGAAGAGCATGCTCTATAGCATGAGAAAGCTACCTACTCTCAGACGACGGACCACCGTGATTCAGAGCAACCTAGCTACTTGGCTAATATGTTATACACACAAACACGCACTTAGTGTTGGGTTTTAAACACAACACCTAATCTTTCAATCCAATAGAAAAGTTTGAGATTAGAGAAGCAAAACAATTTTGTTAAGGTAGagatatatatagagagagagagagtacagaTCAAAGAGAGTGAGAAATTAACAGTAGGTACCTTGGTAAGTCACATGCGAAAGGCTTCCATCTGTATTTGAGATATTGGTTGTCTGGTCTTCCATTCTTTTGGCAGTCGAACTCTTTCCCTATAAATGGACAGTCCCCTGATTTGTAGTGAGGATAAGAATGGTCATAAACCCATTTCCCTTGGAACAAATCACAGCCATTCTTTCCATGTTTgcttaaactatatatattcttCGCATGAACTTGGTGTAGAAGTAAGAGTACAAGACTTGCAACAGTGATGGAGAAAACACCCATGTTGTGAGTGCGTagttgtgagagagagagagagagagagttactaTGATTTCAAAGTTggaacatgtatatatataccttaaATTTGTTgacttcttttctttgtcaaGTTCTCTCTTAAAGCTTGTTtataactaataaaaaagtTCTTTAAGTGGTTTTATGTAGGGGGTTAATTATTTCCggtacttatttttatttatatttctaacactaattattaaatttaagaaaTGCAGTTCATGAAAACCATTAAAATTATCAATTGAAACACCTTTAgtatttgtttctaaatttCAGCGAAACGGCTCTCTTACTTCTTAATCTTTACTGATTTCTGCCTCGCATGAACTTATAACAAAATGTTTTACGTTAAGAGTTTACTGCCTCTAACTATAGGCTTTAGATTctcatgaaaatgaaaaaaaaaaaaaaaaaaaattaaactctcTTTTCGTCCTTTTTCTTCAGCTGAAGTTACGTGGAGTATTAAACTAATCTAATTAGGTTGTGGTTTTTTCTTTCAGAAGTCATTATAAACCATTAAATTAACTTTATTAGCTGCCCAAATTTCATAGGTTGAAGCGATATATTATTAGGGttcgtttggatacagcttatttagctaaaattaaaaatattttgttaaaagtgtataaaaaaaaaaagttagctgAATAGTATAATGAGACTCTTAAATAATACCTAAGAGaagctaaaaatttaaataagttgaaacaAATAAGCATATTCCAAACGGGCTCTAAATATACTTTCATAGCATCACGGAAGAGTTTTTatcttcacaaaaaaattcaagtataaTCCTAACTATATATGTTGTGGTTTTTTCTTTCAGAAGTCATAAACCATTAAATTAACTTTAGCCGCCCAAATTCTATTATGTCGAATTATGatcattaaatataattttatagcgtcaagaaagagtttttttcttttaaaaataaaaaattattcaactaTAATCTTACGAGAGGTCATTCTCGCTCCATCAATTCACTTCAAATAAAAAACTCTCGTAACCCTAAAAGGAAAAAACGTATGCAAGATAACACGTTTTACACTTGTTTTAGTATCTTCATAagaacaaagttaaaaaaaaaaaaaaaaagttccaaagAGTAGTACTCTCTCTTGATTGGATATCATGGTGTCCATATTACAATAGTTTAAGGTTTTCTTTAGTTAGAGAGATAAAAAAgtaagatgataaaaaatagtGAGTGGATAGAAAAGTGGAAGAATATgagaaattttagttttttttatttgtgtttggttggagaggtggaaaagtaaagaaataaaaaaaaaatttgtttggttaattaagaaaaaaacgagagagtaaaaaatatagtttgtataaatttactatcatgtctttattagataaaaaaacactatttttacaacaacaaaaaaagtggATGAATGatcacttttttaaataaaataaaaagatgatcACAATAAGCCAAACAGAcgagaaaaaagaataagaagtaatggaagaaaaggacaaaaacaagaaaggatgaacaaaaagaaaaaaaaaaaaaagaagaaacaacgAAGCAAAGCAGAATAACTAGACGAAAATGGAAAGAACAAAATAACCATGGGAGAATGAGGAAAATGGAAAGatcaaaataatcaaagaaaCGTTGTTAGGAGGACATTTTATGTCCAAAGTTTTTGTTCTCCTTTTCTCTTCTAGTTTCTCCCTAATTTGGGGAGATtgggccaaaataaaaaattagcaataatttttaaacaatataattagtagttactgtttacgaactatattttttactagcatctcgagtctaaaagagtCGATTTTGGGCCAATAAATCGAGTCTTGTAAACTCTATTTCTATAatctgatgtgacattttttccacgtggcactcacctagaaatcgagtctctgagactcgatttatataTCGACAGTTAGCGACTCGATTTATCCTCCAAGCCACAAACAGAAAAAAACTCAGAAGCCACAAACAGAGGatacggaaaaaaaaaaaaaaaaaaaaaacctagctgAGTTCTTGTTCAGAACAAAAACCCAGAAGCCACAAATAGAGGatacgaagaaaaaaaaaaaaaaaacccagctaagttcttgttcttgttcttcccAAGTCTCTCCCAGCCTCCtccaaattctcaaaatacAAAGTGATGAAAACCCCAGAACCCACAAGAACCACTACTAGCACAGTTCTTGGGTTTTGAAAGTGCAGGAAGAAGGCATGGGTTCTTCGGAATCAGAGCAACACAGCCAACATCGATCTTCGGTGGCGTGTGGGTCGACGGCAAAACTTCAGGCCGCATGTGGAGGCGCGTCAAGCTAAAGATGGATGCCTGCTTCTTGGGTTTTACACATCGGAGGCCGAAGAAGAGATTTGTGGCGTTGGTTTCATGAACCACCAGTCGAAGTGAAATTTGTGATAGCTTGTGGGTCAACGGCCACCACGCATGGCAGCGTGTGTCTCCAAAATGGAGATCGAACTCTTGGGTTTTGCAAATCGGAGGTCAAAGAAGAGATTTGCAACGTTGGTTTTACGAAAGGATGGAGAAAAACTAATAGATCTGAATGGGCGAACTGATGGTGTGACGGctgtggcttcttcttctttgtttgttagCTTGGTACACTTAGGTGAAAGAGACAAAggggaaaagaagagaaagaaggtAAAATAAAGCTATGAAAATTGTATTAAAAGTTGTTATGTTTGGACCCTTAGGATATTTGCTTATAAATCAAgtcttagaaactcgatttccaagtgGACGCTACGTAGAAAAAATGTTATATCAGACGGAATCAAACCATAAAAATTGACcttcaaaaactcgatttataggcccaaaattaagtcttttagactcgagatgctagtaaaaaatatagtttataaacagtaactactaattatattgtttgaaaattattgctaatttttcattttggccGGGAGATTGTATTTTGGTGGGTATGGGGAAAAAACTACTCTTGGGGCTtactaaaatttcatattttcctTCGAAAAAGTCTGATGCCACAACTTGTACCACAAGTCGCCTATGTAGTGAGTTATGGTTGGTGGAGGGGTGATAGTAGATCCATGTGGGGACATCtctccaccaaccacaacttgCCATATGGGCGACTTGTGCCATGAGTTGTAGTAATTAATTTGGTTTTACTTTGCATCATTTAATTTCACGTGACTAATTATAACTCAATAACTAAATGTCTTGGTGTAGTGGTGTAGGTGGTGTGGAGAGTTTTCCCCACCCAATTCTTGGGTTTTCCTTATAACAAATCCGGTACGTGTTATATTGTGGTTTGCTTCCTTGTGTTACTTTATGTTATATGCTTGATATACATTTGCCtaaatcaattttctttagtGAAAAATTGCTTGGGATGCTCTACTTACAAAAGATGCTCTAAATAGGAGATGACCTCGAAGTGAGctaaattgtattttttgtatttcttgtGGACTAAAAAAAGGTGTTTATTGTCCACtaagaaataaatattgaagtcttataaatactaaatagataATACGAGAAGGGTTTGGTGACTTTGATCCTTGGACCCTCACATGAAAAGAGAGTTTGAAATAATCAAAGAAAGCCCATGGACCTATTAGACTTATATTCTTTAATGACTTGCCAATATATTTGGTAAGGGATGATACATTAACATAACAGTTCAGATTCTCCATTATACTCTTATGATAGCTCGcctttttaggaagattttCAAACCtgaaattcaatatttttagaaaattaattggGTTTTTGCTGATTTGTTGACCCATTTCCATATTGGTGGTCTCATCTTGATATATTGCTGTGTAATATTGGCGGCAGGTTAAAAACTGAATGTGTAAGGTTTCTATTGTGGctaaaaaattgttcaatttgATGACATCTTGAATTTCTGAACAATGGATTTCGGGTTTCTTGGTGGTCTTCCATGGTTTAAGGCCCAACCAAACAATGATTCAGTGACAACCCTTAGTTCCATGAGTGCCATAGTTGAGCAACCTAAACAAAAAGCTCCTTTTGGTATCAAGTTGTGGCAATGGTCCCTGCTTTCATTTTTTCCATGGGCATTCAATGCTAGAGATAAAATTCGAACACCAACTACTATCAATAGAGGGTTAAAGAGGCGAGCGCAACCCCGCAGGGCTATTGACAATGAAGGCGTTGTGGCTTTACGCTTCAGACCATATGTTTCTAGGGTTCCGTGGCATACAGGTGCAAGAGCATTTCTTTCTCAGTTGTTCCCACGGTATGGACATTATTGTGGACCTAATTGGTCGAGTGGGAAAGACCATGGGTCTCTAGTTTGGGACAAGAGGCCAATTGATTGGTTGGACTTCTGCTGCTATTGTCACGATATTGGTTATGACAGTCATGATCAGGCCGAGCTACTGAAGGCTGACTTGGTGTTTCTTGAGTGCTTGGAGAGGCCACATATGACTACGAAAGGAGATGCTCGTATTGCTAATCTTTATAAGACGATGTGCATTACAGGTATTCATTTCATAAAAACCCTGTTCTTTAATATGGTATACATTGCATTATGATtaagcacacaaaaaaaaagaagacatttTGTTATGTAATTCTTTGTTGTGGTGGGAGGAGGTTGTTTTCTTTATGGGTATTGATCACTTTGCCTTTTGCTATTGTTCTGATTGTTATGTCCTCATGCTTGGCAGGTCTCAAGAATATACTAATACCTTATAGAAGCCTCCTCGTGAAGCTACAGTCTGGACAAGCTGTGATTGATTTTGGATGGCTAAGCAACATAAAATGGAGAAGTCGGAATTTTCAGAAAACTAAAAGATCTGTCATGAGTTCTGAGACATAGTGAGCTATGTGTCACAGTTAACAAGATATGGAATTGAAGCAGATCATCTGTAAAAGGTATACTTGTTCTCATTTTCTAGTCTTTAGTTTGTTCTGAAGCTTTTCTCTGTGAGAGCTACAGAGCAACTTAGGATCATTGTCCTTGTTGGAAAATGTCAAATATCTGAATCTAATTTGGATTTTCCTGAAATACATATAATGTACATAACTGCCTTTACTGCTATTGACATTGCTACCTTATGATTATTAAACATTGAGAGTTAGTAGTCTACGTCCTTTCACTCTACCAATTGGTCTGTGTCCATTCTTAATAGCGTACTTATTTATATATGCTAATTTTACGCTTATGTCAAATGCTGATTTTCATTTAGTGATAAATTGGAGCCTCATAGTTAATATCCTTTtgctatttaaaatttgaagatgTGAATCATCTTTAGACCATTTCTTTCCACAATCTAATTGTACTGTATGCACTATGTGAATCATCCAAAATCAATCACAGCTTGTCCAGACTGTAGCTTCACGAGGTGGCTTCTATAAGGTATTAGTATATTCTTGAGACCTGCCAAGCATGAGGACATAACAATCAGAACAATAGCAAAAGGAAAAGTGATCAATACCCATAAAGAAAACAGCCTCCTCCCACCACAACAAAGAATTACATaacaaaatgtcatttttttttttgtgtgcttaATCATAATGCAATGTATACCATATTAAAGAACAGGGTTTTTATGAAATGAATACCTGTAATGCACATCGTCTTATAAAGATTAGCAATACGAGCATCTCCTTTCGTAGTCATATGTGGCCTCTCCAAGCACTCAAGAAACACCAAGTCAGCCTTCAGTAGCTCGGCCTGATCATGTCTGTCATAACCAATATCGTGACAATAGCAGCAGAAGTCCAACCAATCAATTGGCCTCTTGTCCCAAACTAGAGACCCATGGTCTTTCCCACTCGACCAGTTAGGTCCACAATAATGTCCATACCGTGGGAACAACTGAGAAAGAAATGCTCTTGCACCTGTATGCCACGGAACCCTAGAAACATATGGTCTGAAGCGTAAAGCCACAACGCCTTCATTGTCAATAGCCCTGCGGGGTTGCGCTCGCCTCTTTAACCCTCTATTGATAGTAGTTGGTGTTCGAGTTTTATCTCTAGCATTGAATGCCCATGGAAAAAATGAAAGCAGGGACCATTGCCACAACTTGATACCAAAAAGAGCTTTTTGTTTAGGTTGCTCAACTATGGCACTCATGGAACTAAGGGTTGTCACTGAATCATTGTTTGGTTGGGCCTTAAACCATGGAAGACCACCAAGAAACCCGAAATCCATTGTTCAGAAATTCAAGATGTCATCAAATTGAACAATGTTTTAGCCACAATAGAAACCTTACACATTCAGTTTTTAACCTGCCGCCAATATTACACAGCTGTATATCAAGATGAGACCACCAATATGGAAATGGGTCAACAAATCAGCAAAAACCCAATTATTAACTTCTAAGGACAAGCGAGTTGAGTCTGGAACGACGTCGCTACACTTAATT from Castanea sativa cultivar Marrone di Chiusa Pesio chromosome 6, ASM4071231v1 includes:
- the LOC142641417 gene encoding uncharacterized protein LOC142641417; its protein translation is MSAIVEQPKQKAPFGIKLWQWSLLSFFPWAFNARDKIRTPTTINRGLKRRAQPRRAIDNEGVVALRFRPYVSRVPWHTGARAFLSQLFPRYGHYCGPNWSSGKDHGSLVWDKRPIDWLDFCCYCHDIGYDSHDQAELLKADLVFLECLERPHMTTKGDARIANLYKTMCITGLKNILIPYRSLLVKLQSGQAVIDFGWLSNIKWRSRNFQKTKRSVMSSET
- the LOC142640326 gene encoding uncharacterized protein LOC142640326; protein product: MDFGFLGGLPWFKAQPNNDSVTTLSSMSAIVEQPKQKALFGIKLWQWSLLSFFPWAFNARDKTRTPTTINRGLKRRAQPRRAIDNEGVVALRFRPYVSRVPWHTGARAFLSQLFPRYGHYCGPNWSSGKDHGSLVWDKRPIDWLDFCCYCHDIGYDRHDQAELLKADLVFLECLERPHMTTKGDARIANLYKTMCITGLKNILIPYRSHLVKLQSGQAVIDFG